The following are from one region of the Chloroflexota bacterium genome:
- a CDS encoding FAD-binding oxidoreductase, protein MTDLSWLKERLPSEDVGDTPNLRAEYALDDATPAVVVRPGEAQAIADTLRWASDQRLAVVPWGGGTQQAAMPAPTRYDVALCTTRLNRVLDYEPAELVITVEAGITLAALSEVLAPQGQFLPITVATPERATIGGLIATNAAGPERLRYGSTRDMVLGVTVALADGSLIRGGGRVVKNVAGYDLTRLFNGSWGTLGVITAASLRLYPIPPVRRTVAVRCTSWAEAQTIALRLHSSRLGPQGLTIAPIGTEEAGVPPVDLFVRFGGPPATVERQIAETQAMASAEGAQADRILEGDQEETLWRHLADPSLHAPGVHLQANVLPSRVVEAVRTLTTVAEVHGWPSRSWAHVGAGTVLTVWDAPPDPSLAGAVHSARERITTMGGWLFVRQAPRRSPSLDYWGTTTEGALPLMRGIKAKLDPAGILNPGRFIV, encoded by the coding sequence ATGACGGACCTGTCCTGGCTGAAGGAGCGGCTGCCGAGCGAGGACGTCGGCGACACTCCGAATCTTCGCGCCGAGTACGCCCTCGACGATGCGACGCCAGCCGTGGTCGTCCGACCGGGTGAGGCGCAGGCCATCGCCGACACGCTGCGCTGGGCGTCCGACCAGCGGCTGGCGGTGGTGCCCTGGGGCGGAGGCACACAACAGGCCGCCATGCCCGCCCCCACGCGCTACGATGTGGCGCTATGCACCACCCGTCTGAATCGCGTGCTCGACTACGAGCCGGCCGAGCTGGTGATCACCGTGGAGGCCGGGATCACCCTGGCCGCGCTGTCCGAGGTGCTGGCGCCTCAGGGGCAATTCCTGCCCATCACGGTGGCCACGCCGGAGCGGGCCACCATCGGCGGGCTCATCGCCACCAACGCGGCCGGCCCCGAGCGGCTGCGCTACGGGTCCACCCGCGACATGGTGCTGGGCGTGACCGTGGCCCTGGCCGACGGCTCGCTGATTCGCGGGGGCGGGCGCGTTGTGAAGAACGTGGCCGGTTACGATCTCACCCGGCTGTTCAACGGCTCATGGGGAACGCTGGGGGTCATCACCGCCGCCTCGCTCCGACTCTACCCCATCCCCCCCGTCCGGCGGACGGTGGCGGTACGCTGCACCTCCTGGGCGGAGGCCCAAACGATCGCCCTCCGGCTTCACAGCTCACGGTTGGGCCCCCAGGGGCTCACCATCGCACCGATCGGCACGGAGGAGGCCGGCGTCCCTCCGGTGGACCTCTTCGTGCGCTTCGGTGGGCCACCGGCCACGGTCGAGCGTCAGATCGCCGAGACCCAGGCGATGGCATCCGCCGAGGGTGCTCAGGCGGATCGCATTCTGGAGGGCGATCAGGAGGAAACGCTCTGGAGACACCTGGCAGATCCCTCGCTCCACGCGCCGGGCGTCCACCTCCAGGCCAACGTCTTGCCCTCCCGCGTGGTCGAGGCGGTGCGTACGCTGACGACGGTGGCCGAGGTGCACGGCTGGCCGAGTCGCTCATGGGCTCACGTCGGCGCAGGCACAGTGCTGACGGTTTGGGACGCGCCGCCGGATCCATCCCTGGCTGGGGCGGTGCATTCGGCGCGTGAGCGGATCACGACGATGGGCGGCTGGCTCTTCGTCCGGCAGGCCCCGCGCCGATCGCCCTCCCTGGACTACTGGGGCACAACCACCGAGGGGGCGTTGCCGTTGATGCGAGGGATCAAAGCGAAGCTGGATCCCGCCGGCATCCTGAATCCCGGCCGATTCATCGTCTGA
- a CDS encoding PIN domain-containing protein yields the protein MTVFVDTSALYALLDADDANHEQAKDVWGRLLRESTRLICSNYVLLESIALIQRRLGMSAVREFQRGIVPLFDVHWVPPEVHAVALGTLLAAGRRSFSLVDCTSFELMHRLGIRTAFAFDRHFVEQGFVCLP from the coding sequence ATGACCGTTTTTGTAGACACGTCCGCTCTGTATGCTCTACTCGACGCCGATGACGCGAATCACGAACAGGCTAAGGACGTTTGGGGCCGGCTACTTCGGGAGTCCACTCGTCTCATTTGTTCTAACTATGTGCTACTGGAGAGCATAGCGCTTATCCAGAGACGGCTTGGGATGTCTGCCGTTCGGGAGTTTCAGCGGGGGATCGTTCCCCTTTTCGACGTCCATTGGGTGCCCCCAGAGGTCCACGCGGTCGCTCTCGGGACGCTTCTTGCTGCCGGACGACGTAGCTTTAGCCTGGTGGATTGCACCAGTTTTGAACTCATGCACCGTTTGGGAATTCGCACCGCGTTTGCTTTTGATCGTCACTTCGTTGAGCAAGGCTTCGTCTGCTTGCCTTGA
- a CDS encoding CopG family transcriptional regulator: MIRTQVQLTEEQSRALKELALKENVSMAELIRRAVDYWLRTVGPVSMEEQRQRALAVVGKFHSGKSDVSERHDEYLAEAYSE; encoded by the coding sequence GTGATTCGGACTCAGGTCCAGTTGACAGAGGAACAATCGAGGGCACTAAAGGAATTAGCCCTTAAGGAAAACGTGTCGATGGCTGAACTGATCCGTCGGGCAGTGGATTACTGGTTGCGGACGGTAGGTCCGGTTTCCATGGAAGAGCAACGCCAGAGGGCTCTCGCCGTTGTCGGCAAGTTCCATTCTGGAAAATCGGATGTCTCCGAGCGGCATGACGAGTATTTGGCCGAGGCCTATAGCGAATGA
- a CDS encoding (Fe-S)-binding protein, with amino-acid sequence MPESLMALGNYLPGEAPSLDGLDKCTHCGLCLNQCPTYRVLSLEMDSPRGRIYQMKAVADGRLTISPDFALHINQCLDCRACTTACPSGVPYGSLLERARGQVERALPRSRWERGLRRLIFDHLFPYPTRLRLVATALRFYQRSALSRLFHWLGQRGLIPQALLYAESLAPTLSSQFFSPREASHTPAQGEQKRRVALFYGCVMPLVYPDTHRATVRVLARNGCAVEVPEGQCCCGALHIHAGEREAARRLARQNIAAFADAEVIVVNAAGCGAAMKEYPELFDDPAERAQAEAFAAKVRDVTEFLTEISFEPPKGRVKARVTYHDPCHLVHAQGIREQPRQILRSIPGLEFVEMRASDRCCGSAGIYNLTHPELSQQVLAEKLETIREVEPEVVVSANIGCMLQIEAGLRKEGAPIRVMHVVDLLDAAYAASDGQKG; translated from the coding sequence ATGCCCGAGTCGCTCATGGCGTTAGGCAATTACCTGCCCGGAGAGGCGCCCAGCCTGGACGGGCTCGACAAATGCACTCACTGCGGCCTGTGCCTGAACCAGTGCCCGACCTATCGCGTGCTCAGCCTGGAGATGGACTCCCCGCGTGGCCGCATCTATCAGATGAAGGCCGTGGCCGATGGGCGCCTGACGATCTCGCCCGACTTCGCCCTGCACATCAACCAATGCCTGGACTGCCGAGCATGCACGACCGCCTGTCCATCCGGCGTGCCCTATGGCAGCCTGCTGGAGAGGGCCCGCGGCCAGGTGGAGCGGGCGCTGCCCCGCTCCCGATGGGAACGTGGGCTGCGTCGCCTGATCTTCGACCATCTCTTCCCCTACCCAACGCGTCTGAGGCTGGTGGCGACGGCGCTGCGGTTCTATCAACGCAGCGCCCTCTCCCGGCTGTTCCACTGGCTGGGCCAGCGCGGCCTGATCCCCCAGGCGCTGCTGTATGCGGAGAGCCTGGCGCCGACCCTCTCATCTCAATTCTTCAGCCCCAGGGAAGCCTCCCACACACCCGCCCAGGGGGAGCAGAAAAGGCGGGTCGCCCTCTTCTATGGGTGCGTCATGCCGCTGGTCTATCCGGATACCCACCGGGCGACCGTCCGCGTGCTCGCCCGCAACGGCTGCGCGGTGGAGGTGCCGGAGGGACAATGCTGCTGTGGCGCGTTACACATCCACGCCGGCGAGCGGGAGGCCGCCCGCCGGCTGGCCCGGCAGAACATCGCCGCCTTCGCCGACGCCGAGGTGATCGTCGTCAACGCGGCGGGATGTGGCGCGGCCATGAAGGAGTATCCGGAGCTGTTCGACGATCCCGCCGAGCGTGCCCAGGCCGAGGCGTTCGCGGCCAAGGTGCGAGACGTGACCGAGTTCCTGACGGAGATCTCGTTCGAGCCGCCGAAGGGCCGCGTGAAGGCCCGGGTCACATACCACGACCCCTGTCATCTGGTCCATGCCCAGGGCATCCGGGAGCAGCCACGGCAGATCCTGCGCAGCATCCCGGGCCTGGAGTTCGTGGAGATGCGGGCGTCCGATCGATGCTGCGGCAGTGCCGGGATCTACAACCTGACCCACCCGGAGCTATCGCAGCAGGTGTTGGCGGAGAAGCTGGAGACGATTCGGGAGGTCGAGCCGGAGGTGGTGGTCAGCGCGAACATCGGCTGTATGCTACAGATCGAGGCCGGGCTGCGCAAAGAGGGTGCCCCGATCCGGGTCATGCACGTCGTCGATCTCCTGGATGCGGCGTACGCCGCGTCGGATGGGCAGAAAGGCTGA